The Plasmodium falciparum 3D7 genome assembly, chromosome: 3 nucleotide sequence tttatttttttatcataattttttttttttcatttttataacaatttAAGTATTTTcacagatatatatatatatatatatatatttatttatttatttataattatttattttggcTAGCCATCTAgctgttttattatttagaaaaaaaaaaaaaattatgtgatACATtggataattatattataaacttaagaaaaaaaaataacaaatggGTGAATAagtaatttataatatttataataaatgaaaataaataaaaaaaaaatgtataaaaattaattacatTATAGATAGTAATATtagattaaataaataacaaaatatttattatattatttgctttttttgttgaaataatatttacaagCTTCTTTTATTCCTTTATAACCTATTTTCATTTCAGGAAAATAACGagcatatatatagataataaaaattaaaagaataaatgcAGGGTATAATGCAGAAGATGAAGTAATTTCAACCGAAAATACACATGCTATCATTATAATGATTAAGGTTAAGGTAATAGAATTAATCCAAATATTATTCCacaaattttttctttttaaacattttatatcattttgcaTACGAAGATGCATTAAATAACTATCCATATATTCTTTACATTCTTCGttattactatatttttGAAGTTCATTAAttgattcatttttttcttttacatctctactatttatatattttaatgagagatttttgattttatcttttttttcttgagttatattcatattatctaCTAAACTGACTAGAGATGAAATTTGATCATcaggatttttttttttactaccTTTTCCGCCTTTATCTTTTAACAATATATTCGTTAAGGTATTTCcatttgattttttatttgtgttTTTTTGTGCTAAAATTCTGAATTGTATCCCTCCATTATGGTATGATAATTTGTATGTTCCAATTTCTACTACattctataaataaatacacacacacttatatatatatgtatattttatatataaataaatatttgaataaaacatataaaatattattatatattacgtTATTAAATAGATTAGATGCACATAGTATTatggtaaaaatatatattttataaatataatgaaacatattttattattattatttctttatagtgtattctaatatatagatgtgaattatttatattatctattcttttgaattatgtatattatgtaataatattataaaaaaaatactttttatcattgatttttttttttaaatatttgtatattatataaattaaaataataataattataattttataaataataaatttcatGTAATgctatattattacatgtatGTGATATATGAAAAAGTGCTGGAttctaaagaaaaaaaaaaaaaaaataataataattaaaaaaaaaaaataaaaaaaaaaataataattaaaaaaaaaaaataaaaaaaaaaataataattaaaaaaaaaataaataaaaataataacaaataattataaatatatatatatatatatatatatatatatttgtattattatatgttatttattatcCTATTATACAACTATTATACATAagtatatttctatattatatgtgcatgcgttattcttattatttttcgttttactataaattataaaaaatattcatagataatattaaaaataacaactatgttgttatattataataaaacacaactattatatatatatatatatatatatatatatttatttatttatttaattatttatatatttattttatttttttttttattgttaatttatacaagaaatataaaataaaagagaaaacatatatctttatagTAATATAAGCTATTgtgttaaattaaaaaaaggaaagagggaaaaaataaaaataaaaattatattacgtatgtttattattagtaCTATTacttgaataatatatattattattatt carries:
- a CDS encoding Pfmc-2TM Maurer's cleft two transmembrane protein, giving the protein MFHYIYKIYIFTIILCASNLFNNNVVEIGTYKLSYHNGGIQFRILAQKNTNKKSNGNTLTNILLKDKGGKGSKKKNPDDQISSLVSLVDNMNITQEKKDKIKNLSLKYINSRDVKEKNESINELQKYSNNEECKEYMDSYLMHLRMQNDIKCLKRKNLWNNIWINSITLTLIIIMIACVFSVEITSSSALYPAFILLIFIIYIYARYFPEMKIGYKGIKEACKYYFNKKSK